A genomic segment from Lutibacter sp. A80 encodes:
- the ftsH gene encoding ATP-dependent zinc metalloprotease FtsH — MSQEKKNTSKNKNIKPPKFNFYWIYGIVFALFIGYQIFNSDSLSTKNLSQNEFENILKENDIERILIINNSVANVFIKNEASDKEQHKKNKGSLYSANSPMYYYKFGDLNKFQENLETTKEEYDLSFDVKFEAKTDFIDTLFMYLPFIFLIGLWIYFMRRMSGGGSGGGGGQIFSIGKSKAKLFDQDQKVKTSFKDVAGLLGAKEEVQEIVNFLKNPDRYTSLGGKIPKGALLVGPPGTGKTLLAKAVAGEAGVPFFSLSGSDFVEMFVGVGASRVRDLFKQAQQKAPSIIFIDEIDAVGRARGKSNMTGGNDERENTLNQLLTEMDGFGTDTNVIVIAATNRADVLDKALLRAGRFDRQIYVDLPDLKEREAIFKVHLKPIKTDKDADVAFLSQQTPGFSGADIANLCNEAALIAARKGKKAVHHQDFLDAVDRIVGGLEKKNKLISPKEKKTIAFHEAGHATASWMLEHAAPLVKVTIVPRGQSLGAAWYLPEERQIVQAEQMLDEMCATLAGRAAEKIMFDKISTGALNDLEKVTRQAKAMVTVYGLNDKIGNITYYDSSGQSDYNFTKPYSEETAQTIDKEISLIIEQQYQRAIKILTDNKDRLVTLAELLLEKEVIFKKDLELIFGSRPFDKEEIIDEIEHKNSSETPNIENSSETTE; from the coding sequence ATGAGTCAAGAGAAAAAAAATACATCAAAAAATAAAAATATAAAACCACCTAAATTCAATTTCTATTGGATTTATGGAATTGTTTTTGCACTTTTTATAGGATATCAAATCTTTAATAGCGATAGCTTATCTACTAAAAATTTAAGTCAGAATGAATTTGAAAACATTCTTAAAGAAAATGATATTGAGCGCATTTTAATTATTAATAATAGCGTTGCTAATGTTTTTATTAAAAATGAAGCTTCAGACAAAGAACAGCATAAAAAAAATAAAGGCTCTCTTTATTCTGCTAATTCACCAATGTATTATTACAAATTTGGTGATTTAAATAAATTTCAAGAAAATTTAGAAACTACAAAAGAGGAATATGATTTATCGTTTGACGTTAAATTTGAAGCTAAAACAGATTTTATAGATACATTATTTATGTATTTACCTTTTATCTTTTTAATTGGTCTATGGATTTATTTTATGCGTAGAATGTCTGGCGGTGGCTCAGGTGGTGGCGGTGGCCAAATATTTAGCATTGGAAAATCTAAAGCTAAATTATTTGATCAAGACCAAAAAGTTAAAACTTCTTTTAAAGATGTTGCAGGTTTATTAGGTGCTAAAGAAGAAGTTCAAGAGATTGTAAATTTCTTAAAAAATCCAGATAGATACACCTCTCTTGGTGGAAAAATACCAAAAGGAGCCTTATTAGTTGGCCCTCCTGGTACTGGAAAAACCTTATTAGCAAAAGCTGTTGCAGGAGAAGCTGGTGTTCCTTTTTTCTCTTTATCAGGTTCAGATTTTGTTGAAATGTTTGTAGGTGTTGGAGCGTCTCGTGTTAGAGATTTATTTAAACAAGCACAACAAAAAGCACCTTCAATTATTTTTATTGATGAAATTGATGCCGTAGGTAGAGCAAGAGGAAAAAGCAATATGACTGGTGGAAACGATGAAAGAGAAAATACCCTAAATCAGCTATTGACAGAAATGGATGGTTTTGGTACAGATACCAATGTAATTGTTATAGCTGCTACAAATAGAGCTGATGTTTTAGACAAAGCACTTTTAAGAGCTGGTAGATTTGATCGTCAAATTTATGTTGATTTACCAGATTTAAAAGAACGTGAAGCTATATTTAAAGTACACCTAAAACCTATTAAAACAGATAAAGATGCTGATGTAGCGTTTTTATCGCAACAAACACCTGGTTTTTCGGGTGCAGATATTGCAAACTTATGTAATGAGGCTGCTTTAATTGCTGCCAGAAAAGGTAAAAAAGCCGTACATCATCAAGATTTCTTAGATGCTGTTGATAGAATTGTTGGAGGTTTAGAAAAGAAAAATAAATTAATTTCACCTAAAGAAAAGAAAACTATTGCTTTTCACGAAGCAGGACATGCAACAGCTAGTTGGATGCTAGAACACGCCGCACCATTAGTAAAAGTTACCATTGTACCTAGAGGACAATCTTTAGGAGCTGCCTGGTATTTACCTGAGGAGCGTCAAATTGTACAAGCAGAACAAATGCTTGACGAAATGTGTGCTACTTTAGCTGGTAGAGCTGCAGAAAAAATAATGTTTGATAAAATTTCAACGGGTGCTTTAAACGATTTAGAAAAAGTTACTAGACAAGCTAAAGCAATGGTTACTGTTTATGGTCTAAATGACAAAATTGGTAACATTACTTATTACGACTCTAGTGGACAGTCTGATTATAATTTTACAAAACCTTATAGTGAAGAAACGGCTCAAACAATTGATAAAGAAATTTCTTTAATTATAGAACAACAATACCAACGAGCTATAAAAATATTAACTGACAATAAAGATAGATTGGTTACTCTTGCTGAACTTTTACTTGAAAAAGAAGTTATCTTTAAAAAAGATTTAGAATTAATTTTTGGTAGTAGACCCTTTGATAAAGAGGAGATAATTGATGAAATTGAACATAAAAATTCATCTGAAACACCAAATATTGAAAATTCATCTGAAACAACAGAATAG
- a CDS encoding type IA DNA topoisomerase, which translates to MKVCIAEKPSVAREIATVLGATTKRDGYFEGNGYAVTYTFGHLCTLFEPNDYKPHWKSWDLNNLPMLPDKFETKVVANEGIQKQFNIVKNLFDKAEVVINCGDAGQEGELIQRWVINQANYKGEVQRLWISSLTTEAIKEGFQNLKPSENYNSLYYAGFSRAIGDWLLGMNATRLYTVKHGGYKQMLSVGRVQTPTLAMLVNRYKEIENFKPQPYWELQTLYRETQFNCEEGRFLKKEEGEIFANKVKESDFEIVSITKKKGKEYAPKLFDLTGLQVYCNNKFGFSADETLKIVQKLYEQKAVTYPRVDTTFLPNDVYPKIPGILKNLTNYQNLITPLLEKKIKKSPKVFDDKKVTDHHAIIPTGIQINLQYNQQQVYDIITKRFIAVFYDECAVSNTTVIGKADTVSFKTTGKEILKKGWRVVFETPNTVKKEAGILPTFVKGEKGPHIPSFLEKETKPPKHYTEATLLRSMETAGKQVDDDDLRELMKENGIGRPSTRANIIETLFKRKYIKRNKKQLLPTTTGIQLIDTIQNELLKSAELTGRWEKKLKEIEQGTFNAGTFIKNMKKMVDNLVYEVRSEKVRANISAVAASKKTASSSSKKTSKNKKGITNEKCPKCNNGYLLKGKTAYGCSNYKNGCDLKLPFSFLNKKISENQYIRLLKKGCTVNLKGFKNETGTVEGLIRFDENFNLKLEEKQATRPQKNTKNTPEKINCPKCKKGTILKGKTAYGCSEYKNGCDFIFSFDDIRKKAAGKELTKELVYQILNGKH; encoded by the coding sequence ATGAAAGTTTGTATTGCCGAAAAACCAAGTGTTGCTCGTGAAATTGCTACTGTTTTAGGGGCAACTACAAAACGCGATGGGTATTTTGAAGGAAATGGCTATGCGGTTACTTATACTTTCGGTCACTTATGCACTCTTTTTGAACCAAACGATTATAAACCACATTGGAAAAGTTGGGATTTAAATAATTTACCAATGCTTCCAGATAAATTTGAGACTAAAGTTGTTGCAAATGAAGGTATTCAAAAACAATTTAATATTGTAAAAAATTTATTTGATAAAGCTGAAGTAGTTATAAATTGTGGTGATGCTGGACAAGAAGGAGAATTAATACAACGCTGGGTTATTAACCAAGCTAATTATAAAGGTGAAGTACAACGCTTATGGATTTCATCATTAACTACAGAAGCCATAAAAGAAGGTTTTCAAAATTTAAAACCCTCAGAAAATTACAACAGTTTATATTATGCTGGTTTTTCTAGAGCCATTGGAGATTGGCTTTTAGGAATGAATGCTACCAGATTATACACCGTAAAACATGGTGGCTATAAACAAATGTTATCCGTTGGACGTGTACAAACTCCAACACTGGCAATGCTTGTTAATAGATATAAAGAAATTGAAAATTTTAAACCACAACCTTATTGGGAATTACAAACCTTATACCGAGAAACACAATTTAATTGTGAAGAAGGACGGTTTTTAAAAAAAGAGGAAGGTGAAATTTTTGCAAATAAAGTAAAAGAAAGCGATTTTGAAATTGTATCAATTACTAAAAAGAAAGGTAAAGAATACGCTCCAAAATTATTTGACTTAACGGGTTTACAAGTTTATTGCAATAATAAATTTGGATTTTCTGCGGATGAAACCCTAAAAATTGTTCAAAAATTATACGAACAAAAAGCAGTAACATACCCAAGAGTTGACACTACCTTTTTACCTAATGATGTATATCCAAAAATTCCTGGAATTTTAAAAAATCTAACAAATTACCAAAATTTAATAACTCCTCTATTAGAAAAAAAAATAAAAAAATCACCTAAGGTCTTTGACGATAAAAAAGTTACAGATCACCACGCAATAATACCAACAGGAATCCAAATAAACTTACAATACAATCAACAACAGGTATACGATATTATTACCAAAAGATTTATTGCTGTTTTTTATGATGAATGTGCCGTTTCTAACACAACAGTAATTGGAAAAGCAGATACGGTTTCTTTTAAAACAACTGGAAAAGAAATTTTAAAAAAAGGGTGGAGAGTTGTTTTTGAAACCCCAAATACAGTTAAAAAAGAAGCTGGTATTTTACCAACTTTTGTAAAAGGTGAAAAAGGTCCTCATATTCCTTCATTTTTAGAAAAAGAAACAAAACCTCCTAAGCATTATACGGAAGCTACACTTTTACGCTCTATGGAAACAGCAGGGAAACAAGTAGATGATGATGATTTAAGAGAGTTAATGAAAGAAAACGGAATTGGTAGACCATCTACACGTGCAAATATTATTGAAACACTTTTTAAACGCAAATATATAAAACGTAATAAAAAACAATTATTACCTACAACAACAGGAATTCAATTAATTGATACCATTCAAAATGAATTGCTAAAATCTGCAGAACTCACTGGAAGATGGGAGAAAAAATTAAAAGAAATTGAACAAGGCACTTTTAATGCTGGGACTTTTATAAAAAACATGAAAAAAATGGTAGATAACCTAGTATACGAAGTCCGTTCTGAAAAAGTGAGAGCAAATATTTCAGCGGTAGCAGCTTCAAAAAAAACAGCTTCATCCAGCTCTAAAAAAACTTCAAAAAACAAAAAGGGAATTACTAACGAAAAATGCCCTAAATGTAATAACGGTTATCTTCTAAAAGGAAAAACCGCTTACGGATGTAGCAACTATAAAAATGGTTGTGATTTAAAACTCCCATTTAGTTTTTTAAATAAAAAAATATCTGAAAATCAATATATCAGATTATTAAAAAAAGGATGTACTGTAAATTTAAAAGGATTTAAAAATGAAACAGGGACTGTTGAAGGTTTAATTCGTTTTGATGAAAATTTTAATTTAAAATTAGAAGAAAAACAGGCTACTCGTCCTCAAAAAAACACTAAAAATACACCTGAAAAAATCAATTGCCCTAAATGTAAAAAAGGTACTATTTTAAAAGGCAAAACTGCTTACGGCTGTAGCGAATATAAAAATGGTTGCGATTTTATTTTTAGTTTTGATGATATTAGAAAAAAAGCTGCAGGAAAAGAGCTAACAAAAGAATTAGTTTATCAAATTTTAAATGGAAAACACTAA
- a CDS encoding SRPBCC family protein: MNLETKKSIINKSQKEFFEFLTDLNNFEQLMPENNTKFEVDGDSFIFGLKGMPEIRLVVKEKQEFDKIVLGAASSKLDFSLTVTIDVVSENSCETQLLFEGDFNPMMAMMVKGPLQKFINTLTENASKL; the protein is encoded by the coding sequence ATGAATTTAGAAACTAAAAAATCGATTATAAATAAATCTCAAAAAGAATTTTTTGAGTTTTTAACAGATCTTAACAATTTTGAGCAATTAATGCCCGAAAACAATACTAAATTTGAAGTTGATGGTGATTCTTTTATTTTTGGATTAAAAGGAATGCCAGAAATTAGATTGGTAGTAAAAGAAAAACAAGAATTCGATAAAATTGTTTTAGGCGCAGCAAGTAGTAAATTAGATTTTTCTTTAACTGTAACTATAGATGTAGTTTCTGAAAACTCTTGTGAAACACAATTACTATTTGAAGGTGATTTTAACCCGATGATGGCAATGATGGTTAAGGGACCTCTTCAAAAATTCATTAATACTTTAACAGAAAACGCGTCCAAATTATAA
- a CDS encoding pseudouridine synthase, with amino-acid sequence MENTKHQHFAIYKPDGYLSQFINNQTKRTNKKMLGDLYNFPENTMAIGRLDEPSEGLLLLTTNGKTSEYIRSSKIEKEYYAQVDGIISSEVIEILKNGVEISTESGKYLTKKCSVKKIETPLLPKRNKKIRDERHGPTSWISITLTEGKFRQVRKMTAVVGFPTLRLVRVRIGNFKLQNMLPGEVKPIVI; translated from the coding sequence ATGGAAAACACTAAACATCAACATTTTGCAATTTACAAACCAGACGGATATTTAAGTCAATTTATAAATAACCAAACAAAACGTACCAATAAAAAAATGTTGGGTGATTTATACAATTTTCCAGAAAACACTATGGCAATAGGTCGCTTAGATGAACCTTCTGAAGGCTTATTATTATTAACTACCAATGGAAAAACAAGCGAGTATATTAGAAGTTCTAAAATAGAAAAAGAATATTATGCCCAAGTTGATGGTATTATCTCTTCTGAAGTTATAGAAATATTGAAAAACGGTGTTGAAATTAGTACTGAATCAGGGAAATATCTAACTAAAAAATGCTCCGTTAAAAAGATAGAAACTCCTTTATTACCAAAAAGAAATAAAAAAATTAGAGATGAACGCCATGGCCCAACAAGCTGGATTTCTATTACTTTAACCGAAGGTAAATTTAGACAAGTTCGTAAAATGACTGCTGTAGTTGGATTTCCAACTTTACGCCTAGTTAGAGTAAGAATTGGCAACTTTAAACTTCAAAATATGCTTCCTGGAGAAGTTAAACCTATAGTTATTTAA
- a CDS encoding biotin--[acetyl-CoA-carboxylase] ligase: MNIIKLNAIDSTNSYLKKLVQKSTLDTFTVVVAKHQTLGRGQLGTTWVSEQGKNLTFSILVNFKSFKIQDQFYLSMAVSLGLISALRAFVDVPFKIKWPNDILAEKDKIAGILIENILRGAFINYSIIGIGLNVNQEIFPNDIENVTSLKKLSGTTFNEDELLSNILVSIEKYVKLIEEDAFESLKKMYLAELYKINTPAMFEDNEGEIFLGKIISVDVNGRLVVELENETTRKFNLKEIKFASR; this comes from the coding sequence ATGAATATTATCAAACTTAATGCCATTGATTCTACCAATTCTTACTTAAAGAAACTAGTTCAAAAAAGTACTTTAGATACGTTTACTGTTGTTGTTGCAAAACATCAAACTTTAGGAAGAGGTCAGTTAGGAACTACTTGGGTTTCAGAACAAGGTAAAAATCTGACTTTTAGTATTTTAGTTAATTTTAAGAGCTTTAAAATTCAAGATCAGTTTTATTTAAGTATGGCTGTTTCTTTAGGTTTAATTTCTGCATTAAGAGCTTTTGTAGATGTGCCATTTAAGATAAAATGGCCAAACGACATATTGGCAGAAAAGGATAAAATAGCTGGAATTTTAATTGAAAATATTTTAAGAGGTGCGTTTATAAATTATTCAATTATAGGAATTGGTTTGAATGTTAATCAAGAAATATTTCCGAATGACATAGAAAATGTAACTTCATTAAAAAAATTATCGGGTACTACTTTTAACGAAGATGAATTGCTTTCAAATATTCTTGTTTCAATAGAAAAGTATGTGAAATTAATAGAAGAAGATGCTTTTGAAAGTTTGAAAAAAATGTACTTAGCAGAGCTTTATAAAATAAATACTCCAGCCATGTTTGAAGATAATGAAGGGGAGATTTTTTTGGGGAAAATAATTTCTGTTGATGTAAATGGGAGACTTGTTGTTGAACTTGAAAATGAAACGACTCGCAAATTTAATTTAAAAGAAATCAAATTTGCGAGTCGTTAA
- the pyrE gene encoding orotate phosphoribosyltransferase: MIMNKDTAKKTAELLLQIKAIKLQPNDPFSWASGWKSPIYCDNRTTLSFPKIRNYLRENLANIIEQEYGKPDVIAGVATGAIAIGVLVAQHLNVPFVYVRPEPKSHGRKNQIEGFLEKNKNVVVVEDLISTGKSSLNAVKALKEEGANVKGMVAIFNYGFKVAEENFKEADVRLTTLSDYHHLLELSLDNSYISTKELETLTLWRENPSEWNQ; encoded by the coding sequence ATGATTATGAACAAAGATACAGCAAAAAAAACAGCTGAGCTTTTATTACAGATAAAAGCTATAAAGTTACAACCAAACGATCCGTTTTCATGGGCTTCTGGTTGGAAATCTCCTATTTATTGTGATAATAGAACTACGCTTTCTTTTCCTAAAATAAGAAATTATTTAAGAGAAAACTTAGCTAATATAATTGAACAAGAATATGGAAAACCCGATGTTATAGCAGGTGTAGCAACTGGTGCAATAGCTATTGGAGTTTTAGTAGCCCAGCATTTAAATGTACCTTTTGTGTATGTTAGACCTGAACCTAAAAGCCACGGAAGAAAAAACCAAATTGAAGGCTTTTTAGAGAAAAATAAAAATGTAGTTGTTGTTGAAGATTTAATAAGCACTGGAAAAAGTAGCCTAAATGCTGTTAAAGCACTAAAAGAAGAAGGTGCCAATGTTAAAGGTATGGTAGCTATATTTAATTATGGCTTTAAAGTTGCTGAAGAAAATTTTAAAGAAGCAGATGTTAGACTAACCACATTAAGTGATTATCATCATTTATTAGAACTTTCTTTAGATAACAGTTATATTTCTACAAAAGAATTAGAAACGCTTACGCTTTGGAGAGAAAATCCAAGTGAATGGAATCAATAA
- the rsfS gene encoding ribosome silencing factor: MTRKNVSADELIAVIIKAIDEIKGLDIQILDLREIDNTVCDYFIIATGNSNTHVNAISGIIQKQVGKLCKEKPWHVEGESNAEWVLLDYTNVVVHVFQKSVREYYDIESLWGDAKITSIPTSN; this comes from the coding sequence ATGACAAGAAAAAATGTAAGCGCAGACGAATTAATTGCGGTGATTATAAAGGCAATAGATGAAATTAAAGGTCTTGATATTCAAATTTTAGATTTAAGAGAGATAGATAATACTGTTTGCGATTATTTTATAATAGCGACAGGGAATTCAAATACACACGTAAATGCCATTTCTGGTATTATTCAAAAACAAGTTGGTAAATTATGTAAAGAAAAGCCTTGGCATGTTGAAGGAGAATCTAACGCCGAATGGGTTTTACTAGATTATACTAACGTAGTTGTACATGTTTTTCAAAAAAGTGTACGCGAATATTACGACATTGAAAGTTTGTGGGGTGATGCAAAAATAACATCAATACCTACATCTAACTAA
- a CDS encoding SulP family inorganic anion transporter: MTKFITKRVSNVRNDVLSGITVALALVPEAVAFAFVAGVDPLVGLYAAFMVGLITSIFGGRPGMISGATGALAVVMVSLVSEGNALGNPGENLGLYYLFATVILMGIFQVLAGLLKLGKFVRLIPHPVMMGFVNGLAIVIFLSQLGMFKRTVGGEKVWLEGNQLYVMIGLVALTMLIMWGLPKIKKAEKLPEALIAILIVTGVAIFINFDVATVGSFIRDGGGTGLKGGFPTLKLETFAKVPFTWDSIVFILPYALILAAIGLIESLMTLNLVDDLTETRGDGNRECLAQGGANIVIGLFGGMGGCAMIGQSIINIKGGGRGRLSGIVAAIMLLLFILFGSSYIEQVPIAALVGVMFMVVIGTFAWSSFRIINKIPRADLFVLILVSALTVIFDLAIAVIAGVIFSALVFSWENATRIRARKRMKEDGTKTYEIWGPLFFGSISTFMEKFDVKNDPDHVEIDFVESRVSDHSAVEAIFNLVEKYETAGKKIYLKHLSEECKVLLHKSSPKFKEVIIEAIDDPRYHLAANPEKFTKGLFEN, from the coding sequence ATGACAAAATTTATAACTAAAAGAGTATCAAACGTTAGAAACGATGTTTTATCTGGAATAACTGTAGCTTTAGCTTTAGTTCCTGAAGCCGTTGCATTTGCATTTGTAGCAGGTGTTGATCCATTAGTTGGTTTATATGCTGCTTTTATGGTAGGTTTAATTACTTCAATTTTTGGAGGAAGACCAGGTATGATTTCTGGAGCAACTGGAGCCTTGGCTGTAGTTATGGTTAGTTTAGTTTCCGAAGGAAATGCTTTAGGTAATCCTGGTGAGAATTTAGGATTGTATTATTTATTTGCAACCGTAATTTTAATGGGAATATTTCAAGTTTTAGCAGGTCTTTTAAAGCTTGGTAAATTTGTTCGTTTAATTCCGCATCCTGTAATGATGGGATTTGTAAACGGATTGGCAATTGTTATATTTCTTTCTCAATTGGGTATGTTTAAAAGAACAGTAGGTGGTGAAAAAGTTTGGCTAGAGGGGAATCAATTATATGTAATGATTGGTTTGGTAGCTTTAACTATGCTTATAATGTGGGGATTGCCAAAAATTAAAAAAGCAGAAAAATTGCCAGAGGCTTTAATTGCCATTTTAATTGTTACCGGAGTTGCTATTTTTATAAATTTTGATGTTGCAACTGTAGGCTCTTTTATTAGAGATGGAGGTGGAACAGGTTTAAAAGGTGGCTTTCCTACTTTAAAGTTAGAAACTTTTGCAAAAGTTCCATTTACTTGGGACTCTATAGTATTTATATTACCGTATGCATTAATTTTAGCAGCTATTGGTTTAATAGAATCCTTAATGACTTTAAATTTAGTTGACGATTTAACAGAAACTCGTGGAGATGGAAATAGAGAATGTTTAGCGCAAGGTGGAGCTAATATTGTTATCGGTTTGTTTGGTGGAATGGGTGGTTGTGCTATGATTGGTCAATCTATTATAAATATTAAAGGTGGTGGTAGAGGCAGATTATCAGGTATTGTTGCTGCTATTATGTTACTGTTGTTTATTTTATTTGGTTCTTCATATATAGAACAAGTTCCAATAGCAGCTTTAGTAGGTGTAATGTTTATGGTGGTTATTGGTACTTTTGCTTGGAGTAGTTTTAGAATTATTAATAAAATTCCTAGAGCAGATTTATTTGTTTTAATTTTAGTTTCGGCATTAACGGTAATTTTCGATTTAGCAATTGCAGTAATTGCGGGTGTTATCTTTAGTGCATTGGTTTTTTCTTGGGAAAATGCTACACGAATTAGAGCAAGAAAAAGAATGAAAGAGGATGGTACTAAAACTTATGAAATTTGGGGACCGTTATTTTTTGGCTCAATTTCAACATTTATGGAGAAATTTGATGTGAAAAATGATCCAGATCATGTAGAAATTGATTTTGTTGAATCTAGAGTTTCAGACCATTCAGCAGTTGAAGCTATTTTTAATTTAGTTGAAAAATATGAAACAGCTGGCAAAAAAATTTATTTAAAGCATTTAAGTGAAGAATGTAAAGTATTATTACATAAATCTAGTCCAAAGTTTAAAGAGGTTATTATTGAAGCTATCGATGATCCACGTTACCATTTAGCGGCAAATCCAGAAAAATTTACAAAAGGTTTATTTGAAAATTAA
- a CDS encoding phosphatidylserine decarboxylase family protein produces MFHKEGYKIILTATIIIGVGIILIENLVSLNWLNKLLALVLLLFYVIILQFFRNPKRNTTLNQNAIIAPVDGKVVVIEEVFEKEYFKDKRIQVSIFMSPLNVHVTRFPLSGIVKFSKYHPGKFLVAWHPKSSEENERTTVVVNNKVYGDVLYRQIAGALARRIVNYAKPSMEVVQGEDAGFIKFGSRVDVFLPLNTKIKVNLNDKVKGGIQTIAEI; encoded by the coding sequence ATGTTTCACAAAGAAGGTTATAAAATAATTTTAACTGCAACTATAATAATTGGAGTTGGAATAATACTTATTGAAAATTTAGTAAGTTTAAATTGGTTAAATAAACTTTTAGCTCTAGTACTACTTTTATTTTATGTAATAATTTTACAGTTTTTTAGAAACCCAAAAAGAAACACCACTTTAAATCAAAATGCAATTATAGCTCCTGTTGATGGAAAAGTAGTAGTAATTGAAGAAGTATTTGAAAAAGAATATTTTAAAGATAAACGAATTCAAGTATCCATATTTATGTCGCCTTTAAATGTTCACGTAACAAGGTTCCCTTTAAGTGGTATTGTAAAATTTAGTAAATATCACCCAGGTAAATTTTTAGTTGCTTGGCATCCTAAATCTTCTGAAGAAAACGAAAGAACTACAGTTGTTGTCAACAATAAAGTTTATGGAGATGTGTTATATAGACAAATAGCTGGTGCTTTAGCAAGAAGAATTGTAAATTATGCCAAACCTTCTATGGAAGTTGTACAAGGAGAAGATGCTGGATTTATTAAATTTGGATCTAGAGTAGATGTTTTCTTACCTTTAAACACTAAAATAAAGGTAAACTTAAACGATAAAGTAAAAGGTGGAATACAAACAATTGCCGAAATATAG
- a CDS encoding NUDIX hydrolase codes for MYKVFVNDCPIILTENNKISTKYKTVSFNPLEIKAIVTDLFENKILGICLICKDLKADWQLFKSVFKIERAAGGKVINLNNEVLFIYRLNKWDLPKGKLEKGESIQNCAIREVEEECGITGLTISKFLGKTYHIFEKKEKMILKITSWFLMDTNFKDELTPQKEEDIEQAIFKNTEEINTALENTYENIKLLFK; via the coding sequence ATGTATAAAGTTTTTGTGAATGACTGTCCAATTATTTTGACAGAAAACAATAAAATATCAACAAAATATAAAACGGTAAGCTTTAATCCTTTAGAAATTAAAGCAATTGTAACCGATTTATTTGAAAATAAAATTCTTGGAATATGTTTAATATGTAAAGATTTAAAGGCTGATTGGCAGTTGTTTAAGTCTGTTTTTAAAATAGAGCGAGCGGCCGGAGGAAAAGTAATTAACTTAAATAATGAAGTGTTGTTTATTTACAGGTTAAATAAATGGGACTTGCCTAAAGGTAAATTAGAGAAAGGTGAATCTATACAAAATTGTGCTATTCGTGAAGTAGAAGAAGAATGTGGAATTACTGGGCTTACAATTTCAAAATTTCTAGGAAAAACATATCATATTTTTGAAAAAAAAGAAAAGATGATACTTAAAATAACTTCTTGGTTTTTAATGGATACTAATTTTAAAGATGAATTAACACCGCAAAAAGAAGAAGATATTGAACAAGCAATTTTTAAAAATACTGAAGAAATAAATACTGCTTTAGAAAATACGTATGAAAATATAAAGTTGTTATTTAAGTAA
- a CDS encoding phosphatidate cytidylyltransferase, with amino-acid sequence MGKFLKRALSGFIFASVLIFSILYSKITFICLFFTLMILCLYEFKRMIALKSIFPYIIGCLFFVFGNILNVEDIPSRIIFEYVGVALFLTIFITFASILFANKDEVITHLGKIFLSVIYIVVPFTLMVQIPFLNSSFNYVNTTILGVFILIWVNDTFAYLVGNAIGKHKLLERISPNKTIEGFIGGMAFTFITSIIFVLTNQFPSLTQIQWVVIAGIVSIFGVLGDLIESMFKRQAAVKDSSNFIPGHGGFLDRFDSAIFAAPFIFIYLQLVH; translated from the coding sequence ATGGGAAAATTTTTAAAACGTGCACTATCTGGATTTATTTTTGCTAGTGTATTAATATTTTCAATACTATACAGTAAAATTACATTTATATGCCTATTCTTTACTTTAATGATATTGTGCTTATATGAATTTAAAAGAATGATTGCTTTAAAAAGTATATTTCCTTATATAATAGGATGCCTTTTTTTTGTTTTTGGAAATATTTTAAACGTTGAAGATATTCCTTCTAGAATAATTTTTGAATATGTTGGAGTTGCTTTATTTTTAACAATATTTATAACTTTTGCCTCTATTCTTTTTGCAAACAAAGATGAAGTAATTACCCATCTTGGAAAAATATTTTTATCGGTAATTTATATTGTAGTTCCATTTACTTTAATGGTACAAATCCCATTTTTAAACTCTTCATTCAACTATGTTAACACTACTATTTTAGGTGTTTTTATTTTAATTTGGGTAAACGACACCTTTGCGTATTTAGTTGGAAATGCCATCGGAAAACACAAACTATTAGAACGCATTTCACCAAATAAAACCATAGAAGGATTTATAGGAGGAATGGCATTTACCTTTATTACTAGTATTATATTTGTATTAACCAATCAATTTCCTAGTTTAACTCAAATACAATGGGTTGTTATTGCCGGAATTGTTAGTATCTTTGGAGTATTAGGAGATTTAATAGAATCTATGTTTAAAAGACAAGCTGCTGTTAAAGATAGTAGTAACTTTATACCAGGGCACGGTGGATTTTTAGACAGATTTGATAGTGCAATTTTTGCTGCTCCGTTTATTTTTATTTATTTACAACTAGTTCATTAA